A region of Vitis vinifera cultivar Pinot Noir 40024 chromosome 13, ASM3070453v1 DNA encodes the following proteins:
- the LOC100263396 gene encoding scarecrow-like protein 14 gives MDRPSRGIEFSEDSVPLLSGENLPGGLKFQEPFLYQNNIDTVPISLHPSGSNLASWPCAGVEEDPLADSDFSDIALKYLSQILMEEDLEEKTGMFKESLALEATEKLFHDIIGEIYPPPGEENCGNPSENDSIDFSTCNSNDTRDGNLVEPGRNYDKSPHIASQSTSHSLSSSSSPNIVLDGFVDVPMSTLKVPNIFNDRESVLQFRRGFEEASKFLPNRSDLSVDSANHNTELLVPNNVMNKVEKKHGGEHFTDGSRGKKKTHRDLECEEVKSNKQSAVYNEMTLTSEMFDRVLLCDADAYEAALRESFQNETSKTLQQDGQSKGSNAGKPRGWKKGGKKDLVDLRSLLALCAQAVADDDQVSAGKQLQQIRQHASPMGDGMQRLAHYFANALEARLDGSGSQICKAVITKPSGAHFLKVYHLLLAVCPFLKVLNFFTNKTITKAAEKAERLHIIDFGVLYGFSWPSLLQRLSTRPGGPPKLRITGIDFPEPGFRPAQRVEETGRWIANYAKSFNVPFQFNAIAQKFETVQVGDLKIGSEEVVIVRCRYRFKNLLDETVVAESPRNIVLNLIRKMNPDIFIHAVVNAACDAPFFMTRFREALFHYSALFDMLENNVPRNILERVVIEREVFGREIMNMIACEGPERIERPETYKQWQIRNERAGFRQLPLDQEIVNIAKERVKSCYHKDFMIDEDGQWLRQGWKGRIIFAITSWKPAS, from the coding sequence ATGGATCGACCCTCGAGGGGAATCGAATTCAGTGAAGACTCAGTTCCATTGTTATCGGGTGAGAATCTTCCCGGTGGGTTGAAATTTCAGGAGCcgtttttatatcaaaataatatagataCCGTACCAATTTCTCTGCACCCGAGTGGTAGTAATTTAGCCTCGTGGCCGTGTGCGGGTGTGGAGGAAGATCCTCTTGCGGACTCTGACTTTAGTGATATAGCTCTCAAGTACCTAAGCCAGATACTAATGGAGGAAGACCTAGAAGAAAAGACTGGCATGTTTAAGGAGTCTTTGGCGCTTGAGGCCACTGAGAAATTGTTCCATGACATCATTGGGGAGATATATCCTCCTCCAGGCGAGGAAAATTGTGGCAACCCATCTGAAAATGATAGTATAGATTTTAGTACTTGTAATAGTAATGATACTAGAGATGGTAACTTAGTGGAACCAGGGAGGAATTATGATAAGTCTCCACATATTGCTTCCCAGTCAACTTCTCATTCTTTAAGTTCTTCAAGCAGCCCAAATATTGTCTTAGATGGTTTTGTCGATGTTCCAATGAGTACCCTTAAGGTTCCCAATATATTTAATGACAGAGAATCTGTTTTGCAGTTCAGGAGGGGGTTTGAGGAAGCTAGTAAATTCCTTCCAAATCGTTCTGATTTGTCAGTTGATTCGGCAAACCATAATACAGAACTGTTAGTCCCTAATAATGTAATGAATAAAGTGGAGAAGAAGCATGGAGGGGAGCATTTTACAGATGGGTCAAGGGGAAAGAAGAAGACTCATCGAGATTTGGAATGTGAGGAAGTGAAGAGTAACAAGCAGAGTGCTGTTTATAATGAAATGACACTGACATCAGAAATGTTTGATCGAGTATTACTCTGTGATGCAGATGCATATGAAGCTGCCCTTCGTGAATCCTTTCAAAATGAAACAAGCAAGACTCTGCAGCAGGATGGTCAATCAAAAGGATCTAATGCTGGAAAGCCCCGAGGTTGGAAGAAGGGTGGGAAAAAGGATTTGGTGGACTTGAGAAGTCTATTAGCTCTTTGTGCACAAGCTGTGGCGGATGATGATCAGGTGAGCGCAGGTAAGCAACTGCAGCAGATCAGGCAGCATGCATCTCCAATGGGTGATGGGATGCAGAGACTGGCTCACTATTTCGCTAATGCACTTGAGGCACGCTTGGATGGCTCTGGATCCCAGATTTGCAAAGCGGTTATTACCAAACCATCAGGTGCCCATTTCTTGAAAGTTTACCACCTACTTCTTGCAGTGTGCCCCTTTTTAAAAGTCCTTAATTTCTTCACCAATAAGACAATCACAAAAGCAGCTGAGAAAGCAGAGAGGCTCcatattattgattttggtGTTCTCTACGGTTTCTCATGGCCTTCACTTTTACAACGTCTCTCAACTAGGCCTGGTGGGCCTCCCAAGCTTCGGATTACCGGGATTGATTTTCCAGAACCTGGCTTCCGACCGGCACAAAGGGTTGAAGAGACAGGGCGTTGGATAGCAAATTATGCCAAGAGTTTCAATGTCCCATTTCAGTTCAATGCCATTGCACAAAAGTTTGAAACTGTTCAAGTTGGGGATCTCAAGATCGGTAGCGAGGAGGTTGTTATAGTGAGGTGTCGATATCGATTTAAAAACCTCCTGGATGAAACAGTGGTGGCAGAGAGTCCAAGAAACATAGTTCTGAATCTGATCAGGAAGATGAACCCAGATATTTTCATACACGCCGTCGTGAATGCGGCCTGCGATGCCCCCTTTTTCATGACACGATTCCGAGAGGCTCTCTTCCACTATTCTGCTTTGTTCGACATGCTTGAGAATAATGTGCCCCGCAACATTTTGGAGAGGGTGGTGATCGAGAGAGAAGTATTTGGCCGAGAGATAATGAACATGATTGCGTGTGAGGGACCAGAGAGGATCGAGAGGCCAGAGACGTACAAGCAATGGCAGATCCGTAATGAGAGGGCTGGATTTAGGCAGCTCCCTTTGGACCAGGAGATTGTTAATATAGCAAAGGAGAGAGTGAAATCATGCTACCACaaagattttatgattgatgaAGACGGCCAATGGTTGCGACAGGGGTGGAAGGGACGGATTATTTTTGCTATCACTTCTTGGAAACCTGCTTCCTAA
- the LOC100241120 gene encoding scarecrow-like protein 14 encodes MVMDRSLSRLYGSINGIKFSEDSVSILSDQNLSNGPGSEVPIGCVDIPPFPPDPGSSNKATWSSVRREEDPHEDCDFSDVVLKYINEMLMEEKIEEKTCMFQASSALQTTEKSFYDVIGEKYPPPIDHRLMKSSPYVEENQENSSENSSGKCSSYSSITSSTSDGNLVEHVWNGDLGECKSAHSASQSTSQSFSSSSNGASNIANGYVDSPMSTLRIPDIFSDNEAASLFRKGVEEASKFLPNSTGLFVDLVTENSRGLVKQDPKDVVVKMEKKHRNEYFTGVSRGKKNPYPEDLDSEEERNSKQSAVYNEMTVTSEMFDLVLLCNEGKGEAALRESFQNEANKTVQQDGQSKGSNTGKSRGRKKGGGKDLVDLTTLLTLCAQAVAADDWRTANEQLKQIRQHASPTGDGRQRMAHYFANGLEARMAGSGTRIYKAVITKPTSAAIVLKAYHLLLAVCPFKKLPNFFSNKTITKVAERAARLHIVDFGILYGFQWPSLIQRLASRPGGPPKLRITGIDLPQPGFRPAERVEETGHRLANYARSFNVPFEFNAIAQKWETIQVEDLKIDSDELLVVNCNCRFRNLLDETVVVESPRNIVLNLIRKMNPDIFIQGIVNGGYGAPFFLSRFREALFHFSALFDILEATVPRQTLERTLIEREIFGWDAMNVIACEGSERIERPETYRQWQIRNLRAGFRQLPLDQEIFNIAKEKVKLWYHKDFAVDQDGQWLLQGWKGRIIFAISSWKAVQ; translated from the coding sequence ATGGTCATGGATCGATCTTTGAGTCGATTATACGGGTCAATCAATGGAATCAAGTTCAGTGAAGACTCTGTTTCAATTTTATCTGATCAGAATCTTAGTAATGGACCGGGATCGGAGGTGCCGATTGGTTGTGTAGATATTCCACCATTCCCACCTGATCCAGGCTCTAGCAATAAAGCCACGTGGTCGAGTGTGCGCAGGGAGGAAGATCCTCATGAGGACTGTGATTTTAGTGATGTAGTTCTTAAGTACATAAACGAGATGCTTATGgaggaaaaaatagaagaaaaaacttgCATGTTTCAGGCGTCTTCAGCACTTCAAACCACTGAGAAATCATTCTATGATGTTATTGGGGAGAAGTATCCTCCTCCAATTGATCACCGTTTGATGAAATCCTCACCTTATGTGgaggaaaatcaagaaaactcGTCTGAAAATAGTAGTGGGAAATGCAGTAGTTATAGTAGTATCACTAGTTCTACTAGTGATGGTAACTTGGTGGAACATGTGTGGAATGGTGATCTTGGAGAGTGTAAGTCAGCTCATAGTGCTTCCCAGTCCACTTCTCAATCTTTTTCCAGTTCTTCAAATGGTGCCAGTAATATTGCAAATGGTTATGTGGATTCTCCAATGAGTACCCTGAGGATTCCGGACATATTTAGTGACAATGAAGCTGCTTCACTGTTCAGGAAGGGGGTTGAGGAAGCTAGTAAATTCCTTCCAAATAGTACTGGCTTGTTTGTTGATTTGGTGACAGAGAATAGTAGGGGGTTAGTGAAGCAAGATCCTAAGGATGTGGTTGTTAAGATGGAGAAGAAACACAGAAATGAGTACTTTACAGGTGTGTCGAGGGGAAAGAAGAATCCTTATCCAGAGGATTTGGATTCAGAGGAAGAGAGGAATAGCAAGCAGTCAGCGGTTTATAATGAAATGACTGTGACATCAGAAATGTTTGATCTGGTCTTGCTATGTAACGAAGGGAAAGGTGAAGCTGCTCTTCGTGAGTCTTTTCAAAATGAAGCAAACAAAACTGTGCAGCAGGATGGTCAATCAAAAGGATCCAATACTGGAAAATCCCGTGGTAGGAAGAAAGGTGGCGGCAAGGACTTGGTGGACTTGACAACTCTACTGACTCTTTGCGCTCAAGCAGTTGCTGCTGATGATTGGAGGACAGCAAATGAGCAACTAAAGCAGATCAGACAGCATGCTTCTCCTACGGGTGATGGAAGGCAAAGAATGGCTCACTATTTTGCCAATGGTCTTGAGGCACGCATGGCTGGCTCTGGAACTCGGATTTATAAAGCAGTCATTACTAAGCCAACATCAGCTGCTATTGTCTTGAAAGCTTACCATCTACTTCTTGCTGTGTGCCCGTTTAAGAAGCTTCCTAATTTCTTCTCAAATAAGACAATTACAAAAGTGGCAGAGAGAGCAGCAAGGCTCCACATTGTTGATTTTGGTATTCTCTATGGTTTCCAATGGCCTTCTCTCATACAACGTCTCGCTTCTAGGCCTGGTGGACCTCCCAAGCTTCGGATTACTGGAATTGATCTTCCACAACCAGGCTTCCGACCGGCAGAAAGGGTTGAGGAGACAGGACATCGGTTAGCAAATTATGCGAGGAGTTTCAACGTTCCATTTGAGTTCAATGCTATAGCGCAGAAGTGGGAAACAATTCAAGTTGAGGATCTTAAAATTGACAGTGATGAGCTGCTTGTTGTAAACTGTAATTGTAGATTTAGAAACCTACTTGATGAAACTGTAGTTGTGGAGAGTCCTAGGAATATTGTTCTGAATCTGATCAGGAAGATGAATCCTGATATTTTCATACAGGGAATTGTGAATGGGGGCTATGGTGCTCCCTTCTTTCTGTCACGATTCCGAGAGGCTCTCTTTCACTTTTCTGCCTTGTTTGATATACTTGAGGCTACTGTGCCTCGTCAGACTTTGGAGAGGACGCTGATTGagagagagatatttggttgggATGCAATGAACGTCATCGCATGTGAGGGCTCAGAAAGGATTGAGAGGCCAGAGACATACAGGCAGTGGCAAATTCGTAACCTGAGGGCTGGGTTTAGGCAGCTCCCTTTGGACCAGGAGATTTTTAATATTGCAAAAGAGAAGGTCAAATTATGGTATCACAAAGACTTTGCGGTTGACCAAGATGGCCAGTGGTTGCTACAAGGATGGAAGGGGCGCATTATTTTTGCAATCTCTTCTTGGAAGGCTGTTCAGTAA